A single region of the Agromyces sp. Leaf222 genome encodes:
- a CDS encoding NAD(P)H-dependent oxidoreductase: protein MRILFVLDHPYTLDSAENVPHRRSFTAAVADAAIRGARQAGHEIDLVDLAADGFDPVMSRDDLVAWRLKSVVDPVVADYQRRLLAADHVVFAFPVWWEAMPAATKGFLDRVLTKGVVFEEIAGAKGNPFRNLMPRLGGVTVLSIMTTPDAAYRWWFRDPLTKIMFKGTFGKIGVKNLRWVNYAAITEKTVEQRERMLRDTEQRFVNLRAAASPQRQPARV from the coding sequence ATGCGCATCTTGTTCGTCCTCGATCACCCCTACACCCTCGACTCCGCCGAGAACGTGCCGCACCGGCGCAGCTTCACGGCCGCGGTCGCCGACGCCGCGATCCGCGGTGCACGGCAGGCCGGTCATGAGATCGACCTCGTCGACCTCGCCGCCGACGGGTTCGATCCCGTCATGAGCCGCGACGACCTCGTCGCCTGGCGCTTGAAGTCGGTGGTCGATCCCGTCGTGGCCGACTACCAGCGTCGGCTGCTGGCCGCCGATCACGTGGTGTTCGCCTTCCCGGTGTGGTGGGAGGCGATGCCGGCCGCGACCAAGGGGTTCCTCGATCGCGTGCTCACGAAGGGAGTCGTGTTCGAGGAGATCGCCGGCGCCAAGGGCAACCCGTTCCGCAACCTCATGCCCAGGCTCGGGGGCGTCACGGTGCTGTCGATCATGACTACGCCCGACGCGGCCTACCGCTGGTGGTTCCGCGACCCGCTCACGAAGATCATGTTCAAGGGCACCTTCGGCAAGATCGGCGTGAAGAACCTGCGCTGGGTCAACTACGCCGCCATCACCGAGAAGACCGTCGAACAGCGCGAGCGGATGCTGCGCGACACCGAGCAGCGTTTCGTGAACCTGCGCGCGGCCGCCAGCCCGCAACGGCAGCCCGCGCGCGTGTGA
- a CDS encoding BatC protein — protein MSIGDEDITLEPNEGRQDLSEPNPTDRGGEGAGDGGANPHGHDGGADGSADPGEGTADGGANPDGHDGGADGSAGEGTADGGANPAGHDGGADGSA, from the coding sequence ATGTCCATCGGAGACGAAGACATCACGCTCGAACCGAATGAGGGCCGTCAGGACCTCTCTGAGCCGAACCCGACCGACCGGGGCGGCGAGGGCGCTGGCGACGGCGGCGCGAACCCGCACGGCCACGACGGCGGTGCCGACGGGTCTGCCGATCCCGGTGAGGGCACGGCCGACGGGGGAGCGAACCCCGACGGCCACGACGGCGGCGCTGACGGCTCGGCGGGCGAGGGCACGGCCGACGGCGGAGCGAACCCCGCGGGTCACGACGGCGGCGCCGACGGATCGGCGTAG
- a CDS encoding cupin domain-containing protein gives MPAAERGSSTRPALSRCVGMPAQQFADEVWARTALLSRADELPSGFDDLFSADAVDELIARRGVRTPFIRMARDGTVLPASAYTASGGYGAEVGDQVSSERVFERFAGGATIVLQGLHRLWPPIIDFTRELADELRHPVQVNAYVTPPSAQGFDPHYDTHDVFVLQVSGEKHWRIHAPVHVDPLSSQPWGGHRDAVAVAALEPPVIDAVLQPGDALYLPRGWIHSATAGGDATSVHLTVGMSTYTHADVVSALVARVGDSDRLRASLPLGVDFDDPEQVAEILRETAGALSELIERADAAGTAQALARRFERDIRPEPLAPLATLAALAELDASATVRWRGSLRVRVETDGDRVRIVSSAKTLSLPVEAEAAMRRLVEGDPIAVGDLPGLDAASAVVVARRLVREGFAVTPA, from the coding sequence GTGCCGGCAGCGGAGCGCGGGTCGAGCACTCGGCCCGCGCTGTCGCGCTGCGTCGGCATGCCGGCGCAGCAGTTCGCCGACGAGGTCTGGGCCCGCACGGCGCTGCTGTCCCGTGCCGACGAACTCCCGTCCGGCTTCGATGACCTGTTCAGCGCCGACGCGGTCGATGAGCTGATCGCCCGCCGCGGCGTGCGCACCCCGTTCATCCGGATGGCTCGCGACGGCACCGTGCTCCCCGCGTCGGCCTACACGGCGTCGGGCGGCTACGGAGCCGAGGTGGGCGACCAGGTCTCGAGCGAGCGCGTGTTCGAGCGCTTCGCGGGCGGCGCGACGATCGTGCTGCAGGGGCTGCACCGCCTCTGGCCGCCGATCATCGACTTCACCCGCGAGCTGGCCGACGAGCTGCGGCATCCGGTGCAGGTGAACGCCTACGTGACGCCGCCGTCGGCGCAGGGCTTCGACCCCCACTACGACACGCACGACGTGTTCGTGCTGCAGGTGTCGGGCGAGAAGCACTGGCGCATCCATGCCCCCGTGCACGTCGACCCGCTGAGCTCGCAGCCGTGGGGCGGGCATCGCGACGCGGTCGCGGTCGCCGCGCTCGAGCCGCCCGTGATCGATGCCGTGCTGCAGCCGGGCGACGCGCTCTACCTGCCGCGCGGCTGGATCCATTCGGCGACGGCGGGCGGCGACGCGACGTCGGTGCACCTGACCGTCGGCATGTCGACGTACACGCACGCCGACGTCGTCTCGGCGCTGGTCGCCCGCGTCGGCGACAGCGATCGCCTGCGCGCCTCGCTGCCGTTGGGCGTCGACTTCGATGACCCCGAGCAGGTCGCCGAGATCCTCCGCGAGACGGCCGGCGCCCTGTCCGAGCTCATCGAGCGAGCGGATGCCGCGGGCACGGCCCAGGCCCTCGCTCGGCGCTTCGAGCGCGACATCCGCCCCGAGCCGTTGGCGCCGCTGGCCACGCTGGCCGCGCTCGCGGAGCTCGACGCGTCGGCGACCGTGCGCTGGCGCGGCTCACTGCGCGTGCGCGTCGAGACCGACGGCGATCGGGTGCGCATCGTGTCGAGCGCGAAGACCCTGTCGCTGCCGGTCGAGGCCGAGGCCGCGATGCGCCGCCTCGTCGAGGGCGACCCGATCGCGGTCGGCGACCTGCCGGGGCTCGACGCCGCGAGCGCCGTCGTGGTCGCGCGGCGGCTCGTCCGTGAGGGATTCGCGGTGACGCCCGCGTGA